From Ignavibacteriota bacterium, the proteins below share one genomic window:
- a CDS encoding Txe/YoeB family addiction module toxin: MRNIFFENSAFKDFTEWGIHDRKLQQRIAQLILEITRTPFEGKGKPEPLKHIKGGYWSRRINDEHRLVCKVTEEAIIIVSCKYHYDLK; this comes from the coding sequence GTGAGGAATATTTTCTTTGAAAACAGCGCGTTCAAGGATTTTACTGAATGGGGAATCCATGACAGGAAACTCCAACAGCGCATTGCACAACTTATACTTGAAATTACGCGAACTCCTTTTGAAGGGAAGGGAAAACCCGAACCGCTCAAACACATAAAAGGAGGCTACTGGTCACGCAGAATTAATGATGAACATCGTCTCGTTTGCAAAGTTACTGAAGAGGCGATAATCATCGTATCATGTAAATATCATTATGATTTGAAATGA
- a CDS encoding CPBP family intramembrane metalloprotease, which yields MTEPELPLQENVEQPQLVQQFLPRTFLERHGIHPVLFAFISLILIFILYQFVGSLITFLIFGMDLTKANVTGLRIATGIGQILFILVPTFFLIQFVTFRPTEYMRLKAPDPLAIVHAIVGVFSLQQLLQVYLYFQEKIPLPEFVREFQDKFKVMYEETYKMLAGSQSVPELLFVILIIAVLPAITEEFFFRGLIQRSMEKGLTPTVGYVLTGLIFGAYHLNPFTLIPLGALGIYLGFLTTRSGSIWVSSAAHFFNNALACIALYLNIDDEAILTSDPEAMTTNDVLMLFVLMLFIFSVSTYLFLKTTATKETVVQEPKDMWT from the coding sequence ATGACCGAGCCGGAACTTCCTCTTCAGGAAAACGTTGAACAACCGCAACTCGTTCAACAGTTTCTTCCTCGAACATTTTTGGAGCGGCACGGAATTCATCCGGTACTCTTCGCTTTTATTTCTCTCATCTTGATTTTTATTCTCTATCAATTTGTCGGAAGTCTGATAACGTTCTTGATTTTCGGAATGGACCTGACGAAAGCAAATGTTACGGGATTACGAATTGCGACAGGAATCGGTCAGATACTTTTTATTTTGGTTCCGACATTTTTCCTTATTCAGTTCGTTACGTTTCGCCCGACAGAGTACATGCGGTTAAAGGCGCCAGACCCGCTTGCAATTGTTCATGCCATTGTCGGAGTGTTTTCCCTTCAGCAACTTCTTCAAGTCTATCTCTACTTTCAGGAAAAAATACCTCTCCCCGAATTCGTCCGGGAATTTCAGGACAAATTCAAGGTGATGTATGAAGAGACGTATAAAATGCTCGCGGGTTCACAGTCGGTTCCTGAGTTGCTGTTCGTTATTCTTATCATCGCCGTGTTACCCGCAATTACGGAAGAATTTTTCTTTCGAGGACTGATTCAGCGAAGCATGGAGAAGGGATTAACGCCGACGGTCGGATATGTTCTGACAGGATTAATTTTTGGCGCGTATCATCTCAATCCTTTTACCTTGATTCCGCTTGGCGCGTTGGGAATATATCTCGGATTTCTCACCACAAGATCGGGAAGCATTTGGGTCTCCTCAGCCGCGCATTTTTTCAACAACGCTCTCGCGTGTATTGCGCTGTACCTAAACATTGACGACGAAGCAATTCTTACAAGTGACCCCGAAGCGATGACAACGAATGATGTTCTCATGTTGTTTGTGCTGATGCTCTTCATCTTTTCTGTCTCCACATATTTATTTTTGAAAACCACCGCGACGAAGGAAACAGTTGTGCAAGAACCAAAGGACATGTGGACATGA
- a CDS encoding phosphatidate cytidylyltransferase, which yields MDMSNHLKRLLVALVAIPVIIYVTIKGGFVFFLFATLISSFALLEFYGLAKAKGARPLRALGLITGCFVLLAFFNNNLFELFGNWFGSAPKSESQFLLIVFLTAIPVIGLVELFRNNGSALNNLSTTIFGVAYVSLFFGTLVGVREVFTPLHVPVVRLMPSEFMSTELNERLYLWGGYTVVSIYTMIWVCDSAAYYVGKSIGKHKLFPRVSPNKSWEGAIAGFLFAVATSIAAKYLVLDYLQLQQAIVLGVIVGLFGQLGDLFESLLKRDAGVKDSSNIIPGHGGILDRFDSLLFVSPIVYLYLDFVVFSFN from the coding sequence GTGGACATGAGCAATCACCTGAAACGACTTCTTGTCGCGCTCGTTGCAATTCCGGTTATCATCTATGTGACCATCAAAGGTGGATTTGTTTTCTTTCTGTTTGCTACCTTGATTTCTTCATTTGCGTTGCTTGAATTCTACGGACTTGCCAAAGCAAAAGGAGCGCGTCCGTTAAGAGCACTTGGTTTGATTACCGGGTGTTTTGTCTTGCTTGCATTTTTCAACAATAACTTGTTTGAATTGTTTGGCAATTGGTTTGGTAGCGCACCCAAATCCGAGTCACAATTTTTGTTGATTGTTTTTCTTACTGCAATTCCTGTGATTGGTTTGGTTGAGTTATTTCGGAACAACGGTTCGGCGCTCAACAATCTTTCGACAACAATCTTCGGGGTTGCGTACGTCTCGTTGTTTTTCGGAACGCTTGTCGGTGTGCGAGAAGTGTTCACACCGCTCCATGTTCCTGTAGTGCGGTTGATGCCGTCAGAATTTATGAGCACTGAACTGAACGAACGATTGTATCTATGGGGCGGCTACACGGTTGTCTCAATCTATACAATGATTTGGGTGTGCGATTCTGCGGCGTATTATGTCGGTAAATCAATTGGAAAGCATAAATTATTTCCACGCGTCAGTCCGAATAAGAGTTGGGAGGGTGCGATTGCCGGATTTTTGTTCGCAGTTGCAACTTCGATTGCGGCAAAATATCTTGTGCTTGATTATCTACAACTTCAACAAGCGATTGTGCTTGGAGTGATTGTCGGTTTATTCGGTCAACTTGGTGATTTATTTGAATCGCTCCTGAAGCGGGACGCAGGTGTGAAAGATTCATCGAATATCATACCCGGGCATGGCGGCATTCTCGACCGTTTTGATAGTTTGCTTTTCGTCTCGCCGATTGTGTATCTTTATTTAGATTTTGTTGTCTTTAGTTTTAATTGA
- the rimO gene encoding 30S ribosomal protein S12 methylthiotransferase RimO produces the protein MSKKEKVHVLTLGCEKNTVDSEVLMNQLRLNEMELTNDPNRADTLIINTCGFIQDAKNESIETILQAVERKKHGKLQKVVVMGCLSERYSIELQKEIPEVDLFIGANKMDKVVQALGGDYKYELLGERILTTPKHFAYLKISEGCDRPCAFCAIPLMRGKHQSKSIEKLISEAENLASNGVKELILIAQESTYYGLDLYGKRTLPQLLEQLNGVTGLEWIRLMYAYPSQFPLEILDAFIANEKICRYLDMPVQHISDSVLKSMQRGISSRATRNLIETIRAKVPNIALRTTIIVGYPNETENDFNELVEFIKETEFARLGVFTYSQEEDTSAFPLGDPIPFEVKEERKRIIMETQKEISLRKNEELTGKQLRVLVDEKQGDVSICRTERDAPEVDNSVMVHSSNEFAIGNFYEVEIIDAEEYDLFAIPVGKEVRGEETNVLQNSLREEKVFWV, from the coding sequence ATGTCCAAAAAAGAAAAAGTTCACGTCCTTACGTTGGGTTGTGAAAAAAATACTGTTGATTCCGAAGTGCTGATGAACCAACTCAGGTTGAACGAGATGGAATTGACGAACGACCCGAATCGCGCAGACACGCTCATCATCAACACATGCGGATTTATTCAGGATGCGAAGAACGAATCCATCGAGACGATTCTTCAAGCGGTTGAACGGAAAAAGCATGGCAAACTTCAGAAAGTCGTTGTCATGGGTTGTCTTTCGGAACGATACTCGATTGAATTGCAAAAAGAAATTCCTGAAGTAGATTTGTTCATCGGCGCAAACAAGATGGACAAAGTCGTGCAAGCGCTCGGTGGAGATTACAAATATGAACTCCTCGGCGAACGGATTCTTACAACGCCAAAACATTTTGCCTACTTGAAAATCTCGGAAGGATGCGATAGACCGTGCGCGTTTTGTGCAATTCCGTTGATGCGTGGAAAACATCAAAGCAAATCAATTGAAAAACTCATAAGCGAAGCAGAAAATCTTGCGTCAAACGGAGTGAAAGAACTTATTCTCATCGCTCAGGAAAGCACCTACTATGGTCTTGACTTGTACGGCAAGCGAACGCTTCCGCAATTGCTTGAGCAACTAAACGGAGTAACCGGACTCGAATGGATTCGGTTGATGTACGCGTATCCATCGCAATTTCCGCTTGAAATTTTAGATGCGTTCATTGCAAACGAAAAGATTTGTCGCTATCTCGATATGCCCGTTCAACATATTTCTGACTCTGTGTTGAAATCAATGCAACGCGGAATCAGTTCACGAGCAACTCGAAATTTGATTGAAACAATTCGAGCGAAAGTTCCGAACATCGCGTTGAGAACCACAATCATCGTCGGCTATCCGAACGAAACAGAAAACGATTTCAATGAACTTGTTGAATTCATCAAAGAAACAGAATTTGCCCGGCTCGGTGTTTTCACCTATTCACAGGAAGAAGATACATCGGCGTTTCCACTCGGCGACCCGATTCCTTTTGAAGTGAAGGAAGAACGAAAACGAATCATCATGGAAACTCAAAAAGAAATATCGCTACGGAAGAACGAAGAATTGACAGGAAAGCAACTTCGTGTTTTAGTTGATGAAAAGCAGGGCGATGTTTCGATTTGCCGAACGGAACGAGACGCTCCGGAAGTTGACAACTCAGTCATGGTTCATTCTTCCAACGAGTTTGCCATCGGCAACTTCTATGAAGTTGAAATCATTGATGCGGAGGAGTATGATTTGTTTGCAATACCTGTTGGAAAAGAAGTTCGAGGAGAAGAAACTAATGTTCTACAAAATTCGTTGAGAGAGGAGAAAGTGTTTTGGGTATGA